A window of Tautonia plasticadhaerens contains these coding sequences:
- a CDS encoding trypsin-like peptidase domain-containing protein — MLLPWMTRRWLFWLMVATAGSSAAVPPATRPASADMTSRRTPLVEAIERAMPAVVNITSEKRASSNSRWPFSPEENRRPLVSGMGTGVVLDQRGFVLTNQHVVDQVNDIRVYLADGSSYPARILQEDRSMDLALLKVDAGRPLTPISIGTSSDLMIGETAITIGNAFGYENTASTGIVSALGIDVTLADDQVYHNLIQTDAGINPGNSGGPLINIDGELIGINVATRAGAQGIGFALPIDDVKPVAAGMLSTRKLVGTWHGLVAVERVLDGARRVVVSAIEAGSPAEEAGLKPGDELIRANNLALTNPIDLERALLDSSQGKPAALVVDRGGDRRELSLAPRPVSRTQAATTASPDSDEQVWRLLGLRTQHVTQEYVAVASPKLRGGLYVREILPGSLADQAAIRPGDILVGMHVGDRHLETIRPDNIMYILRQAETAGSQAVPYYIVRQNVLHQGTISLSEVYQAQAVSPTVR, encoded by the coding sequence GTGCTCTTGCCCTGGATGACGCGACGTTGGCTATTCTGGCTGATGGTGGCGACGGCCGGCTCCTCGGCGGCGGTGCCGCCGGCCACCCGACCGGCCTCGGCCGACATGACCTCCCGGCGGACCCCGCTGGTCGAGGCGATCGAGCGGGCGATGCCGGCCGTGGTGAACATCACCAGCGAGAAGCGCGCCTCCTCGAACAGCCGATGGCCCTTCTCCCCCGAGGAGAATCGCCGGCCGCTGGTCAGCGGCATGGGGACCGGCGTGGTCCTGGACCAGCGGGGCTTCGTCCTCACGAACCAGCACGTCGTCGACCAGGTCAACGACATCCGCGTCTACCTCGCCGACGGCTCGTCCTACCCCGCGCGGATCCTCCAGGAGGACCGGAGCATGGACCTGGCCCTGCTGAAGGTCGACGCCGGCAGGCCGCTCACTCCGATCTCCATCGGCACCTCCTCCGACCTGATGATCGGGGAGACGGCCATCACCATCGGCAACGCCTTCGGCTACGAGAATACCGCCTCGACCGGCATCGTCAGCGCACTCGGCATCGACGTCACCCTGGCCGACGACCAGGTCTACCACAACCTGATCCAGACCGACGCCGGCATCAATCCCGGCAATTCGGGGGGCCCGCTGATCAACATCGACGGCGAGCTGATCGGCATCAACGTCGCCACCCGGGCCGGGGCCCAGGGGATCGGTTTCGCCCTGCCCATCGACGACGTCAAGCCCGTCGCCGCCGGCATGCTCAGCACCCGGAAGCTCGTCGGCACCTGGCACGGACTGGTGGCCGTCGAGCGCGTCCTCGACGGCGCCCGTCGCGTGGTCGTCTCCGCCATCGAGGCCGGCAGCCCCGCCGAGGAAGCCGGCCTGAAGCCCGGGGATGAGCTCATCCGGGCCAATAACCTGGCCCTCACCAACCCGATCGACCTGGAGCGTGCCCTGCTCGACTCCTCCCAGGGCAAGCCCGCGGCCCTCGTCGTCGACCGGGGGGGCGACCGTCGGGAGCTCTCCCTCGCCCCCCGGCCCGTCTCCCGGACCCAGGCCGCGACGACCGCCTCGCCGGACTCCGACGAGCAGGTCTGGCGGCTGCTCGGCCTGAGGACCCAGCACGTCACCCAGGAGTACGTCGCCGTCGCCTCCCCGAAGCTTCGGGGCGGCCTGTACGTCCGGGAGATCCTCCCCGGCAGCCTCGCCGACCAGGCCGCGATCCGGCCCGGCGACATCCTGGTCGGGATGCACGTCGGCGACCGCCACCTGGAGACGATCCGGCCGGACAACATCATGTACATCCTCCGACAGGCCGAGACGGCCGGCTCCCAGGCGGTTCCGTACTACATCGTCCGCCAGAACGTGCTGCACCAGGGCACGATCAGCCTCTCCGAGGTCTATCAGGCCCAGGCCGTCAGCCCGACCGTCCGCTGA
- the nadA gene encoding quinolinate synthase NadA, which translates to MATTSIDIYDEIEALKAEQDATILAHYYQDGEIQELADFTGDSLKLARVATTVDTGTIVFCGVHFMAETAKILNPGKRVLLPDPLAGCSLADSCPAPLLARRQEALRAAGRTFQTVTYINSTASVKALSDWIVTSGNAEEIIRRVPEDCEILFAPDRHLGSYLQEVTGRPMILWEGSCMVHEVFSVNDLLKLKRRKPEARTIAHPECPANIREHADFIGGTEAMIRFVDRFDAPTEFLVATEANMLWQLQHAVPRHAYLPVPGITCACNNCPHMARNTLEKLRDCLKNGSPEIAWRPDFDRAGEVLRRSLLG; encoded by the coding sequence TTGGCAACCACCTCCATCGACATCTACGACGAGATCGAGGCCCTCAAGGCCGAGCAAGACGCCACGATCCTGGCCCACTACTACCAGGACGGCGAGATCCAGGAGCTGGCCGACTTCACCGGGGACAGCCTCAAACTCGCCCGGGTCGCCACCACCGTCGACACCGGCACGATCGTCTTCTGCGGCGTCCACTTCATGGCCGAGACGGCCAAGATCCTGAACCCGGGGAAGCGCGTCCTGCTGCCCGACCCCCTGGCCGGGTGCAGCCTGGCCGACAGCTGCCCCGCCCCGCTCCTGGCGCGGAGGCAGGAGGCATTGAGGGCCGCCGGCCGCACGTTCCAGACGGTCACCTACATCAACAGCACGGCGAGCGTGAAGGCGCTCTCGGACTGGATCGTCACCTCCGGCAACGCGGAGGAGATCATCCGCCGGGTCCCCGAGGATTGCGAGATCCTCTTCGCCCCCGACCGGCACCTGGGGTCCTACCTCCAGGAGGTGACGGGCCGGCCGATGATCCTCTGGGAGGGCTCGTGCATGGTGCACGAGGTCTTCAGCGTCAATGACCTGCTGAAGCTCAAGCGTCGCAAGCCCGAGGCGAGGACGATCGCCCACCCGGAGTGCCCGGCGAACATCCGGGAGCACGCCGACTTCATCGGCGGCACCGAGGCGATGATCCGCTTCGTCGACCGCTTCGACGCCCCCACCGAGTTCCTGGTCGCCACCGAGGCCAACATGCTCTGGCAGCTGCAGCACGCGGTACCCCGGCACGCCTACCTGCCCGTGCCGGGGATCACCTGCGCCTGCAACAACTGCCCGCACATGGCCCGGAACACGCTGGAGAAGCTCCGGGACTGCCTCAAGAACGGCTCCCCCGAGATCGCCTGGCGTCCCGACTTCGACCGGGCCGGCGAGGTGCTCCGGCGCAGCCTGCTGGGCTGA
- a CDS encoding ornithine cyclodeaminase: MARPESTPAEQDGGAVEEIEVRGHIVDSLLLPKILDRILQMGGTFEIRECEIGTRRVDPSRALIAVRAATADRLREIVGDLIEHGAWPLHPADSRVEPADIPGAFPEGFYSTTNQPTQVRVQARWLDVADQEMDCGITVEGDGSSARCVPMSDVTAGMPIVVGHGGVRVLPTERPRGSSPFSFMNSSVSSEKPKAVSLRGVAGSIRETRSRGKKVLLVGGPAIVHTGSAGHVARLIREGWIQTLFAGNALATHDIEQAFFNTSLGVDLDQGEAIEHGHEHHLRAINTIRRLGGIRQAVEAGKLTSGIMFECVRSGVDYHLAGSIRDDGPLPDVITDTLQAQRAMRAAIKDVGFALLIASALHGIATGNLLPASVQVVCVDINPATVTKLADRGTFQTVGMVTDVEPFLRSLASELTGS; encoded by the coding sequence ATGGCCCGCCCCGAGTCGACGCCGGCCGAGCAGGACGGGGGGGCGGTCGAGGAGATCGAGGTCCGGGGGCACATCGTCGACTCGCTCCTGCTGCCGAAGATCCTCGACCGCATCCTCCAGATGGGCGGGACCTTCGAGATCCGCGAGTGCGAGATCGGCACCCGCCGGGTCGACCCGAGCCGCGCGCTCATCGCCGTCCGGGCCGCCACCGCCGACCGGCTGCGGGAGATCGTCGGCGACCTGATCGAGCACGGCGCCTGGCCCCTGCACCCCGCCGACTCCCGGGTCGAGCCCGCAGACATCCCCGGCGCCTTCCCCGAGGGGTTCTACAGCACGACCAACCAGCCCACCCAGGTCCGGGTGCAGGCCCGTTGGCTCGACGTGGCCGATCAGGAGATGGACTGCGGGATCACCGTCGAGGGGGACGGCTCGTCCGCCCGATGCGTGCCCATGTCCGACGTGACCGCGGGCATGCCCATCGTCGTCGGCCACGGCGGGGTCCGCGTGCTGCCGACCGAGCGTCCCCGGGGGTCGAGCCCGTTCTCCTTCATGAATTCGAGCGTCTCCAGCGAGAAGCCCAAGGCCGTCAGCCTGAGGGGCGTGGCGGGGTCGATCCGGGAGACGAGGAGCAGGGGCAAGAAGGTCCTGCTCGTGGGGGGCCCGGCGATCGTGCACACCGGCTCGGCCGGCCACGTGGCGAGGCTGATCCGCGAGGGGTGGATCCAGACGCTCTTCGCCGGCAACGCCCTGGCGACGCACGACATCGAGCAGGCGTTCTTCAACACGAGCCTCGGCGTCGACCTCGACCAGGGGGAGGCGATCGAGCACGGCCACGAGCACCACCTGAGGGCGATCAACACGATCCGGCGGCTGGGGGGGATCCGCCAGGCGGTCGAGGCCGGGAAACTGACCTCGGGGATCATGTTCGAGTGCGTCCGATCGGGGGTCGATTACCACCTCGCGGGGTCGATCCGGGATGACGGACCCCTGCCGGACGTGATCACCGACACGCTCCAGGCCCAGCGGGCGATGCGGGCGGCGATCAAGGACGTGGGCTTCGCGCTGCTGATCGCCTCGGCCCTGCACGGGATCGCCACCGGGAACCTCTTGCCGGCGTCGGTGCAGGTGGTCTGCGTCGATATCAATCCGGCGACCGTCACCAAGCTGGCCGACCGGGGCACCTTCCAGACCGTCGGCATGGTCACCGATGTCGAGCCGTTCCTCCGCTCGCTGGCCTCGGAGCTGACCGGCTCCTGA
- a CDS encoding dimethylarginine dimethylaminohydrolase family protein has translation MAETPRILMCPPEYYGIEYEINPWMNRGVASDPDESRRQWWALHDALTGLGAAVELLDPVRGLPDLVFTANAGLVYRDLFLSSRFRYGERQGETPVFDRWFADHGFAVEHTPDDHHFEGAGDALFCGDALLAGYRFRSDARTMQWVGDRLGVEVLPLELVDPRYYHLDTCFCPLAPDSAIYFPGAFDEYGRSVLRDRIRTLIEVSAEEAFSFSCNAVVVGRSVVLNAGAPKLARSLGRHGYEAVPLSLTEFIKAGGSAKCLTFRLDGEDAASWRSAATRAASA, from the coding sequence ATGGCCGAGACGCCCCGGATCTTGATGTGTCCCCCGGAATACTACGGGATCGAGTACGAGATCAACCCGTGGATGAACCGGGGGGTGGCGAGCGACCCGGACGAGTCCCGACGCCAGTGGTGGGCCCTGCACGACGCCCTGACGGGCCTCGGGGCGGCGGTCGAGCTGCTCGACCCGGTCCGGGGGCTGCCGGATCTGGTGTTCACGGCCAATGCGGGCCTCGTCTACCGGGATCTGTTCCTCAGCTCCCGGTTCCGCTACGGCGAGCGGCAGGGGGAGACCCCCGTCTTCGACCGCTGGTTCGCCGACCACGGCTTCGCCGTCGAGCACACGCCGGACGACCACCACTTCGAGGGGGCCGGGGACGCGCTCTTCTGCGGCGACGCCCTGCTCGCCGGCTACCGGTTCCGCTCCGACGCCCGGACGATGCAGTGGGTCGGCGACCGCCTCGGCGTGGAGGTGCTGCCGCTGGAGCTGGTCGACCCGAGGTATTATCACCTCGACACCTGCTTCTGCCCCCTCGCCCCCGACTCGGCCATCTACTTCCCCGGCGCCTTCGACGAGTACGGCCGGTCGGTGCTCCGGGACCGGATCCGGACCCTGATCGAGGTCTCGGCCGAGGAGGCGTTCTCGTTCAGCTGCAATGCCGTGGTGGTGGGCCGGTCGGTCGTCCTGAACGCGGGGGCGCCGAAGCTGGCCCGGTCGCTGGGGCGCCATGGCTACGAGGCGGTCCCCCTCTCGCTGACGGAATTCATCAAGGCCGGCGGCAGCGCGAAGTGCCTGACGTTCCGGCTCGACGGCGAGGACGCCGCCTCGTGGCGGTCGGCCGCCACCCGGGCCGCCTCCGCCTGA
- the sixA gene encoding phosphohistidine phosphatase SixA, translated as MRTLYVLRHGIAHPHATPEFEEDERPLTLKGRRRMREIARGLRRLKVRPDRILTSPLPRARETAEIVAKRLGLADRVELAEALRVDRPAESIRAWLDDQEGDEVMIVGHNPTFSALISVLPIGPGAPTVTELKKGGLACFSVGGPGAYRLEWLAPPRLIRRLA; from the coding sequence ATGCGAACTCTCTACGTCCTCCGGCATGGGATCGCCCACCCCCACGCGACTCCCGAGTTCGAGGAGGACGAACGCCCGCTGACCCTCAAGGGACGGCGACGGATGCGGGAGATCGCCCGGGGCCTCCGACGGCTGAAGGTCCGCCCCGACCGGATCCTGACCAGCCCCCTGCCCCGGGCGAGGGAGACGGCCGAGATCGTGGCGAAGCGGCTCGGGCTGGCCGATCGCGTCGAACTTGCCGAGGCGCTCCGGGTCGATCGCCCTGCTGAGTCGATTCGGGCATGGCTCGACGACCAGGAGGGGGACGAGGTCATGATCGTCGGCCACAACCCGACGTTCTCGGCGCTGATCTCCGTGCTGCCGATCGGGCCCGGGGCCCCGACGGTCACCGAGCTGAAGAAGGGTGGCCTGGCCTGCTTCTCGGTCGGGGGGCCGGGGGCGTACCGGCTGGAGTGGCTGGCGCCCCCCCGATTGATCCGGCGATTGGCGTGA
- the ppk1 gene encoding polyphosphate kinase 1: MSEPIREDTIPIPFASPDGVPEGLAIDPSLFLNRELSWLDFNERVLEEARDPSVPLLERLRFLAITASNLDEFYEVRVAGLQAQLYEHLEPQDPPPDGMSALAQVVEIGRRVRDFVSRQHETWQSDLLPKLAEQGIVVVPPEALAGGENEFLDRYFESEVYPVLTPLAIDPAHPFPHLHNKSLNLILRLERLDRERPEAQPPRQLYAVLQVPGVLSRLVRLPAAEGDPTHRFILLEDVIGPRLDSLFGGFRVVGYAPFRVTRNSDLSIQESDVKSSLLSIIQENLRKRMWGDAVRMEISDRADEAFVSLLQTAPALDLEDRDVYRVSGPVALSALASLCKIEGYRELKEPPWEPQLPRVLAAGPSIFEEIREQDILVHHPFESFDAVVQLIEQAAVDPQVLAIKQTLYRTAEDNPIIDALARAAGNGKQVTVLVEIQARLDEENNISKARMLQKAGVHVVYGMVGLKTHCKAALVVRRESDGIRRYIHLGTGNYNPTTARLYTDLGLFTCRPEFGDDASALFNLLTGYSQGHDWQKLMVAPFHLVDRVLEMIDRERRHAEQGRPARIIAKMNALVDPRTIAALYAASRAGVQVDLIVRGICCLRPGVPGHSENIRVLSIIDKFLEHSRITYFQNGDAPQLYLSSADWMPRNFNRRVELLFPVEDPRLHARVVRDILGVYLVDNVKSRLLHPDGSFERLSPGPDSPPIRAQTALQEQAVRRELPPAVQSALTEIGLPDGFG, from the coding sequence ATGTCCGAGCCGATCCGAGAGGACACCATCCCCATCCCCTTCGCCAGCCCGGATGGGGTGCCCGAGGGCCTGGCGATCGACCCCTCGCTGTTCCTCAACCGGGAGCTGAGCTGGCTCGATTTCAACGAGCGCGTGCTGGAGGAGGCCCGAGACCCCTCCGTCCCGCTCCTGGAACGCCTCCGGTTCCTGGCCATCACCGCCTCGAATCTCGACGAGTTTTACGAGGTCCGGGTCGCCGGCCTCCAGGCCCAGCTCTACGAGCACCTCGAGCCCCAGGACCCGCCCCCCGACGGCATGAGCGCCCTGGCCCAGGTCGTCGAGATCGGCCGACGGGTCCGCGACTTCGTCTCCCGGCAGCACGAGACCTGGCAATCCGACCTGCTGCCGAAGCTGGCCGAGCAGGGGATCGTCGTCGTCCCCCCGGAGGCCCTGGCCGGCGGGGAGAACGAGTTCCTCGACCGCTACTTCGAGTCCGAGGTCTATCCCGTCCTCACCCCCCTGGCGATCGACCCGGCCCACCCGTTCCCCCACCTGCACAACAAGAGCCTCAACCTGATCCTCCGGCTCGAACGCCTGGACCGGGAGCGGCCCGAGGCCCAGCCGCCGAGGCAGCTCTACGCCGTGCTCCAGGTGCCGGGGGTCCTCAGCCGGCTGGTCCGCCTCCCGGCCGCCGAGGGGGATCCGACCCATCGATTCATCCTGCTGGAGGACGTGATCGGCCCCCGGCTCGACTCCCTCTTCGGCGGCTTCCGGGTCGTCGGATACGCCCCCTTCCGGGTCACCCGCAACAGCGATTTGAGCATCCAGGAGAGCGACGTCAAGTCGAGCCTCCTCTCCATCATCCAGGAGAACCTGCGCAAGCGGATGTGGGGCGATGCCGTCCGCATGGAGATCTCCGACCGCGCCGACGAGGCCTTCGTCTCCCTGCTCCAGACCGCCCCGGCCCTGGACCTGGAGGACCGGGACGTCTATCGCGTCTCCGGGCCGGTCGCCCTCTCGGCCCTGGCCTCGCTCTGCAAGATCGAGGGGTATCGCGAGCTGAAGGAGCCGCCCTGGGAGCCGCAGCTCCCCCGGGTCCTGGCGGCGGGGCCGAGCATCTTCGAGGAGATCCGGGAGCAGGACATCCTGGTCCACCACCCCTTCGAGTCGTTCGACGCGGTCGTGCAGCTCATCGAGCAGGCGGCGGTCGACCCCCAGGTCCTGGCGATCAAGCAGACGCTCTACCGCACGGCCGAGGACAACCCGATCATCGACGCCCTCGCCCGGGCCGCCGGCAACGGCAAGCAGGTTACCGTGCTGGTCGAGATCCAGGCCCGGCTCGACGAGGAGAACAACATCTCCAAGGCCCGGATGCTCCAGAAGGCCGGGGTGCACGTCGTCTACGGCATGGTCGGCCTGAAGACGCACTGCAAGGCCGCGCTGGTCGTCCGCCGGGAGTCCGACGGCATCCGCCGCTACATCCACCTCGGCACCGGCAACTACAACCCGACCACGGCGAGGCTCTACACCGACCTCGGCCTGTTCACCTGCCGCCCCGAGTTCGGCGACGACGCCTCGGCCCTCTTCAACCTGCTGACCGGCTACTCCCAGGGCCACGACTGGCAGAAGCTGATGGTCGCGCCCTTCCACCTGGTCGACCGCGTCCTGGAGATGATCGACCGCGAGCGGCGCCACGCCGAGCAAGGCCGCCCGGCCCGGATCATTGCCAAGATGAACGCCCTGGTCGACCCCCGGACCATCGCCGCCCTCTACGCCGCCTCCCGGGCCGGGGTGCAGGTCGACCTGATCGTCCGGGGCATCTGCTGCCTCCGCCCGGGCGTGCCCGGCCACTCGGAGAACATCCGGGTCCTCAGCATCATCGACAAGTTCCTGGAACACTCCCGGATCACTTACTTCCAGAACGGCGACGCCCCGCAGCTCTACCTCTCCTCGGCCGACTGGATGCCCCGCAATTTCAATCGGCGCGTCGAGCTGCTCTTCCCCGTCGAGGACCCCCGCCTCCACGCCCGGGTCGTCCGGGACATCCTCGGCGTCTACCTCGTCGACAACGTCAAGTCCCGGCTCCTCCACCCCGACGGCAGCTTCGAACGACTCTCCCCGGGCCCGGATTCCCCCCCGATCCGCGCCCAGACCGCCCTCCAGGAGCAGGCCGTCCGCCGGGAGCTGCCCCCGGCGGTCCAATCGGCCCTCACCGAGATCGGGCTCCCGGACGGATTCGGGTAA
- a CDS encoding deoxyribonuclease IV, which yields MAAKIKGRPAWIRRKFGAHLSIAGGHDRAARAAAALGMGALQVFTKSNNQWNAKPLTDEQVAAFRSATAEAGIADPVAHDSYLINLASPDDTLWRKSIDAMAVELERAEALGVVDLVSHPGAHVGCGEEAGIARVAAALDEVHRRTSGFSCRIALETTAGQGSCLGHRFEHLAGILDRVLDADRLSVCVDTCHVFAAGYRLGTASEYNETIGELDRIVGLNRVRAWHLNDSVKGCGSRVDRHAGLGRGELGLEPFGRIVADPRFAALPMILETPKGTEGGEDLDAINLRILRRLEAAAEADAAGGSRAARAS from the coding sequence ATGGCCGCGAAGATCAAGGGACGGCCGGCCTGGATCCGGCGCAAGTTCGGGGCCCACCTGAGCATCGCGGGCGGCCACGACCGGGCCGCGAGGGCCGCCGCCGCCCTCGGGATGGGCGCGCTCCAGGTCTTCACCAAGAGCAATAACCAGTGGAACGCGAAGCCCCTGACGGACGAGCAGGTCGCCGCCTTCCGGTCGGCGACGGCCGAGGCCGGGATCGCCGACCCGGTCGCCCATGACTCGTACCTGATCAACCTGGCCAGCCCCGACGACACGCTCTGGCGGAAGTCGATCGACGCGATGGCCGTCGAGCTGGAGCGGGCCGAGGCGCTCGGGGTCGTCGACCTCGTCAGCCACCCCGGTGCCCACGTCGGCTGCGGCGAGGAGGCGGGGATCGCCCGGGTGGCGGCGGCCCTGGACGAGGTCCACCGCCGGACCTCCGGCTTCTCCTGCCGGATCGCCCTGGAGACGACCGCGGGGCAGGGGAGCTGCCTCGGGCACCGCTTCGAGCACCTGGCCGGGATCCTCGACCGGGTCCTCGATGCCGACCGGTTGAGCGTCTGCGTCGACACCTGCCACGTCTTCGCGGCGGGCTATCGGCTCGGAACGGCTTCGGAGTACAATGAGACGATCGGGGAGCTGGACCGGATCGTGGGCCTGAACCGGGTCCGGGCCTGGCACCTCAACGACAGCGTCAAGGGGTGCGGCAGCCGGGTCGACCGGCACGCCGGGCTCGGCCGGGGGGAGCTCGGCCTGGAGCCGTTCGGCCGGATCGTGGCCGACCCCCGCTTCGCGGCGCTGCCGATGATCCTGGAGACGCCCAAGGGGACCGAGGGCGGCGAGGACCTCGACGCGATCAATCTCCGGATCCTCCGCCGCCTGGAGGCGGCGGCCGAGGCGGACGCGGCCGGCGGGTCCCGGGCCGCCCGAGCGTCCTGA
- a CDS encoding DUF3072 domain-containing protein: MATRKHTKESQGDAPEGNRVKDPGDWTTGEEPMTEAQRSYLHTLAEEAGEEVDDAMTKAEASEAIDELRRKSDRVSGGDAGPKGKS, encoded by the coding sequence ATGGCGACCAGGAAGCACACCAAGGAATCCCAGGGCGACGCCCCCGAGGGGAATCGGGTGAAGGATCCGGGGGACTGGACCACCGGCGAGGAGCCGATGACCGAGGCCCAGCGGTCGTACCTCCACACGCTGGCCGAGGAGGCGGGCGAGGAAGTCGACGACGCGATGACAAAGGCCGAGGCGTCGGAGGCGATCGACGAATTGCGGCGGAAGTCCGACCGGGTCTCGGGGGGCGATGCCGGCCCGAAGGGGAAGTCCTGA
- a CDS encoding DUF1559 domain-containing protein has protein sequence MYRSRRRGFTLIELLVVIAIIGVLIALLLPAVQAAREAARRAQCTNNLKQLALATHNYIDAAGSFPYAGGFSPQRGWGMHAMILPQLEQGPLYDATNFEDNVSCMGAATVRTAVITAFLCPTDPDPVTYEDRAVPVSGCFGDPGTPDGANGLFRGTLTHYVGSYGDGYNNGRAADPYAFEGAGARYGCGGCNSDGNGTPTADCPQPTGAYGSGRNHRGMFDYTSTSPPVRLAGVRDGTSNTILFGHTAGIVRSNSLVWFTSTGAINGTSLPINWTLLRSTRQGSPFGSSWTGRGFTSHHPGGVTVALCDGSVRFLKETIDQRVFNALGSRAGGEVVSADQF, from the coding sequence ATGTACCGATCTCGCCGTCGAGGATTCACGCTGATCGAGCTGCTGGTGGTGATCGCCATCATCGGCGTGCTCATCGCCCTGCTCCTACCCGCGGTCCAGGCGGCCCGGGAGGCGGCCCGCCGGGCGCAGTGCACCAACAACCTGAAGCAGCTGGCGCTGGCGACCCACAACTACATCGACGCGGCGGGTTCGTTCCCCTATGCCGGCGGATTCTCCCCCCAGCGGGGCTGGGGGATGCACGCGATGATCCTGCCCCAGCTGGAACAGGGTCCGCTCTACGACGCCACGAATTTCGAGGACAACGTCAGCTGCATGGGCGCGGCCACCGTCCGGACGGCCGTCATCACCGCCTTCCTCTGCCCGACCGACCCCGACCCGGTGACCTACGAGGACCGGGCGGTCCCCGTCTCGGGCTGCTTCGGCGACCCCGGGACCCCGGACGGGGCCAATGGGCTGTTCCGGGGGACACTGACCCACTACGTCGGCAGCTACGGGGACGGGTACAACAACGGCCGGGCCGCCGACCCCTACGCCTTCGAGGGGGCCGGGGCCCGATACGGCTGCGGCGGCTGTAATTCCGACGGCAACGGCACCCCGACGGCCGACTGCCCCCAACCGACCGGCGCCTACGGCTCCGGACGCAACCACCGCGGCATGTTCGACTACACGAGCACCTCACCCCCCGTCCGGCTCGCCGGGGTCCGGGACGGGACGAGCAACACGATCCTGTTCGGCCACACCGCCGGGATCGTCCGGTCGAACAGCCTTGTCTGGTTCACCAGCACCGGGGCCATCAACGGCACGAGCCTGCCGATCAACTGGACCCTGCTCCGGTCGACCCGCCAGGGCAGCCCCTTCGGCTCCAGCTGGACCGGCCGGGGCTTCACCAGCCACCACCCCGGCGGGGTGACCGTCGCGCTCTGCGACGGGTCGGTGCGCTTCCTGAAGGAGACGATCGACCAGCGGGTGTTCAATGCGCTGGGCAGCCGGGCCGGCGGCGAGGTCGTCTCGGCCGACCAGTTCTGA
- a CDS encoding DUF1559 family PulG-like putative transporter produces the protein MRTRISYAPVARPPGIPHRSRSRFRPRGIGPGEVLVVVAVLGIVALLLMLGLTRSREVARSASCARNLRQIGIALGLYEQATGRLPAVPPLGQAEGPARGPLASMLDQFGVPDLGGLDPQAAPPSNDSGERSVEAYLPGFVCPSDPIATSRAFPAPVNYRANTGTRTDGRLGPFAPGASASIAEVEAGHGASYTAAFSERLVGSAGSSSERSRDYQVVPGPIPEGGCPEAPDAPIRTDAGRSWLELGWRSTLYSHAAPPGARRSCISRDGRSASMGASSGHVEGVHVLMMDGSVRTYTTSVAFPVWTALGSYRDATTAATAPDLSRVD, from the coding sequence ATGCGAACCCGAATCTCCTACGCCCCCGTCGCCCGACCGCCCGGCATTCCGCACCGATCACGGTCCCGATTCCGCCCCCGGGGGATCGGGCCGGGGGAAGTGCTGGTCGTGGTCGCGGTCCTCGGGATCGTCGCCCTGCTGCTGATGCTCGGGCTGACGAGGAGCCGGGAGGTCGCCCGGTCGGCCTCCTGCGCGAGGAACCTCCGGCAGATCGGCATCGCGCTGGGCCTGTACGAGCAGGCGACCGGGCGATTGCCGGCCGTCCCCCCGCTGGGTCAGGCCGAGGGCCCTGCCCGGGGGCCGCTCGCCTCGATGCTCGACCAGTTCGGCGTACCCGACCTCGGCGGGCTCGACCCCCAGGCCGCCCCGCCGTCGAACGACTCGGGGGAACGGTCCGTCGAGGCCTATCTCCCGGGGTTCGTCTGCCCGAGCGACCCGATCGCGACCTCCCGGGCCTTCCCCGCCCCGGTGAACTACCGGGCCAACACCGGCACCCGGACCGATGGTCGCCTCGGCCCGTTCGCGCCGGGCGCGTCGGCGTCGATCGCCGAGGTGGAGGCCGGCCACGGCGCCTCGTATACCGCCGCCTTCTCCGAACGGCTCGTCGGCTCGGCGGGATCCTCCTCCGAGCGGTCCCGGGATTACCAGGTCGTCCCCGGCCCGATCCCCGAGGGGGGCTGTCCCGAGGCCCCCGACGCCCCGATCCGGACCGACGCCGGCCGATCCTGGCTCGAACTCGGGTGGCGGTCCACCCTCTATTCCCACGCCGCCCCGCCCGGCGCTCGTCGTTCCTGCATCTCCCGGGACGGCCGGTCCGCCTCCATGGGGGCCTCCAGCGGGCACGTGGAGGGGGTCCATGTCCTGATGATGGACGGCAGCGTCCGGACCTACACCACGTCCGTCGCCTTCCCGGTCTGGACGGCACTCGGGAGCTATCGGGACGCGACGACGGCGGCGACCGCCCCGGACCTATCCCGGGTCGACTGA